TGAAGATTTTGTTGGTGGGCAACCCTCAACAGATTGCGGCATCAATGAAGCACCATAGCTCCTCTCTTCAGTTGGAGGTGGTTCCTGCTGAAAGCATTGTAGAAATGCACGAGGAGCCATTAAGCGCCATTCGCAAAAAGCCCAATGCCTCAATTAATGTGGCAATGAATTTGGTGAAGCAGGGGCAAGCAGATGCCGTTGTTTCAGCGGGGCATTCGGGGGCAGCAATGGCGGCGGCGCTGTTGCGGCTAGGACGGCTGAAAGGAATTGAACGTCCGGCGATCGGCACAGTTTTGCCAACCATCATGGCGGGTAAGTCGGTGTTGATTTTGGATGTCGGCGCAAATGTCGATTGCCGACCTAAGTTTTTAGAACAGTTTGCGGCAATGGGGACGGCATATTCTCAGTATGTGCTGGGCATAGATGAACCTAAGGTGGGGCTGCTGAACATTGGCGAGGAGCCTTCTAAGGGCGATGAATTAGCGCTGCGAACATATCAGCTTTTAGAGCAGAATCCAAACATTCCTTTTATTGGAAATGCAGAGGGGCGCGATGTCCTTTCGGGCAAGTTTGATGTGATTGTCTGTGATGGGTTTGTGGGAAATGTGCTGCTCAAGTTTGCTGAGGCTGTGGGTGAGATTCTGTTGCAAATTTTGCGAGAAGAAATGCCTAGAGGCTGGCGCGGCAAGTTAGGGGCGTTGATTCTGAAGCCAAATCTGCGACGGATTAAGCAACGGGTTGATCATGCAGAGCATGGTGGCGGGTTGCTGTTGGGAGTGAATGGAATTTGCATCATCAGTCACGGTAGCTCTCAGGCTCCTTCTGTATTTAATGCGATTCGGTTGGCGAAGGATGCGGTCGATAACGATGTCTTAGATCGAATTCAGTCGCAGTACCAAAAGATTGAAGCCACTGCCCCCGACGGAGAATAATGTCACAGCAATCAGGAATTGGCATTGCTTTTATAGGGAGTGGTTCAGCCGTGCCGAATATGGCACTGGATAATCACGCCCTGAGCCAGGTTGTAGAAACTTCGGATGAGTGGATCGCCTCTCGGACGGGGATTCGCCAGCGTTATTTGTCTGGAGTGGATGGGTCTTTACGGGCGATCGCCACTCAAGCTGCGCAGAATGCCCTTGACATGTCCGACGTTTCTGCTGCCGAGATTGATTTGATCATTCTTGCCACCTCTACGTCTGATGATTTGTTCGGCACGGCTAGTCAAATTCAGTCAGACTTGGGGGCAATGAAAGCCGTTGCCTTTGACCTGACTGCCGCTTGTTCTGGATTTGTGTTTGGCATGGTGACCGCCGCCCAGTTTATTCGGACAGGCACCTACCGCAACGTGCTGCTGATTGGGGCGGATATTTTGTCGCGCTGGGTGGATTGGAGCGATCGTCGGACTTGCGTGCTGTTTGGGGATGGAGCGGGTGCTGTCGTGATGCAGGCTTGTGCGGAGGGAGAGAGCGATCGCCTTTTGGGGTTTGAAATCCGCAGTGATGGCAGCCAGAACGACTGCCTGACCTTGGCGTATCAAGCCGAAGCAAGAGAATTAACGGATGGCGTAACCGTTGGGCAAGGGACGTATCAGCCCATTGCCATGAATGGTCAAGAGGTCTACCGTTTCGCCGTTAAAAGAGTCCCGGAAGTCATTGAAAAAGCGCTCCACCGGGCAAGTCTTACCACTGACCAAGTAGACTGGCTGTTACTCCATCAAGCTAATCAACGCATTCTTGATGCCGTTGCCCAACGTTTGAGCATTCCCAATGAAAAAGTCATCAGCAACATGGCGAACTATGGCAACACGTCTGCTGCCTCTATTCCCCTCGCGCTTGATGAAGCGGTTCGCCAAGGTCGAGTTAAGGCAGGCGATGTCATTGCGGCTTCAGGATTTGGGGCAGGGCTAACTTGGGGTGCTGCTATTTTTCGATGGGGTAAGTAGCTTCTTTAGACTCGTTTAAGTTCGTTTATTTCACTTCTTTTATTTGAACCGCAATGACTAAAACTGCATGGGTGTTTCCAGGACAAGGTTCTCAGGCGATCGGGATGGGAGTTGATTTATATGATTTGCCTGCTGCTCAAGAAAAATTGACGCAGGCTGAGAAAATTCTAGGTTGGTCGGTTCCTGAAGTTTGCCAGAACCCAGAAGACAAGGTGTCTAAAACGCTCTACACGCAGCCCTGTCTGTACACGCTGGAAGCAATTCTAGTAGATTTACTGCGATCGCAAGGTCAAACGCCGCAGATTGTTGCGGGTCATAGCCTGGGCGAGTATGTGGCGCTCTATGCCGCTGATGTGTTTGATTTTGAAGCGGGGTTACACCTGGTAAAGCGGCGGGCAGAACTCATGGATCATGCCTCAGACGGCACAATGGCAGCGCTATTGGGGTTCGACCGAGAGCAGTTGGAAGCGGTGATTGCCCAAACTCCAGGTGTGGTATTAGCAAACGATAACAATGAGGTTCAGGTTGTGATTTCGGGCAGCGTAGAAGCGGTAGATGCGGTAATCGCCCAAGTTAAGACAAAGCGATCGCTGAAGCTGAATGTCAGTGGGGCATTTCATTCGCCGTTCATGGCAGCGGCAGCGGCAGAGTTTGAGAAAGTTTTAGAATCGGTGCCGTTTCGAGATGCGCGGGTGCCTGTTTTAGCAAATGTGGAACCCAGTCCAGCGATCGCAGCTACAACTTTGAAAGAACGCCTCAATCGCCAAATGACGGGCGCGGTGCGGTGGCGAGAAATTTCCTTGCGGCTTTCTAAAGAGGGCATGACGCGAGTCGTAGAAGTAGGGCCGGGGAAAGTCTTGACTGGAATTATTAAGCGTACTTGTCCAGATTTAGTCTTGGAAAATGTGAGTGGATTGGCTCATGTGTCGTCATGTCTGCCATAATTACCGCTGAACGTGAGCCGTTGATTAGCCAAGTGTTCTATCACTTGTTCAAGTGGGCGATCGTTAGTCCCGTGCTACATGCCTACTTTCGGGGAAGGGTTTATGCAGCGGAACAGGTGCCCCAGAAAGGCGCACTGATTATTGTGGCAAATCATGCCAGCGATTTTGACCCACCGCTGCTGTCAAGCTGTGTTCGTCGTCCAGTGTCATACATGGCGAAAGAAGAACTTTTTCAGGTTCCTGGGTTAAGTCAGGCAATTCAAGTCTATGGGGCGTATCCGGTGAAACGAGGTTCGCCCGATCGCAGTGCCATCCGGGCGGCTTTAGCCCAACTGGAAGCAGGATGGGCGATCGGGCTATTTTTAGAGGGGACACGCACTTCTGACGAGCGCATTCCTACTGCAAAGCTAGGTGCAGCCATGATTGCCGCCAAGGCACAGGTACCGCTGCTGCCTATCAGTCTATGGGGAACGTCAAGAATTATGCCAAAAGGCAGTCGGTTTCCTCAGCCTGTACCGATTACGGTGCGGGTTGGTGAGTTAATTGCCCCGC
The DNA window shown above is from Timaviella obliquedivisa GSE-PSE-MK23-08B and carries:
- a CDS encoding 1-acyl-sn-glycerol-3-phosphate acyltransferase, giving the protein MTAEREPLISQVFYHLFKWAIVSPVLHAYFRGRVYAAEQVPQKGALIIVANHASDFDPPLLSSCVRRPVSYMAKEELFQVPGLSQAIQVYGAYPVKRGSPDRSAIRAALAQLEAGWAIGLFLEGTRTSDERIPTAKLGAAMIAAKAQVPLLPISLWGTSRIMPKGSRFPQPVPITVRVGELIAPPASSKREELVAVTQKCVKAIHALHDLGR
- a CDS encoding beta-ketoacyl-ACP synthase 3, translated to MSQQSGIGIAFIGSGSAVPNMALDNHALSQVVETSDEWIASRTGIRQRYLSGVDGSLRAIATQAAQNALDMSDVSAAEIDLIILATSTSDDLFGTASQIQSDLGAMKAVAFDLTAACSGFVFGMVTAAQFIRTGTYRNVLLIGADILSRWVDWSDRRTCVLFGDGAGAVVMQACAEGESDRLLGFEIRSDGSQNDCLTLAYQAEARELTDGVTVGQGTYQPIAMNGQEVYRFAVKRVPEVIEKALHRASLTTDQVDWLLLHQANQRILDAVAQRLSIPNEKVISNMANYGNTSAASIPLALDEAVRQGRVKAGDVIAASGFGAGLTWGAAIFRWGK
- the plsX gene encoding phosphate acyltransferase PlsX → MGSTQARIAVDAMGGDYAPDEIVAGALRAQAELGVKILLVGNPQQIAASMKHHSSSLQLEVVPAESIVEMHEEPLSAIRKKPNASINVAMNLVKQGQADAVVSAGHSGAAMAAALLRLGRLKGIERPAIGTVLPTIMAGKSVLILDVGANVDCRPKFLEQFAAMGTAYSQYVLGIDEPKVGLLNIGEEPSKGDELALRTYQLLEQNPNIPFIGNAEGRDVLSGKFDVIVCDGFVGNVLLKFAEAVGEILLQILREEMPRGWRGKLGALILKPNLRRIKQRVDHAEHGGGLLLGVNGICIISHGSSQAPSVFNAIRLAKDAVDNDVLDRIQSQYQKIEATAPDGE
- the fabD gene encoding ACP S-malonyltransferase, coding for MTKTAWVFPGQGSQAIGMGVDLYDLPAAQEKLTQAEKILGWSVPEVCQNPEDKVSKTLYTQPCLYTLEAILVDLLRSQGQTPQIVAGHSLGEYVALYAADVFDFEAGLHLVKRRAELMDHASDGTMAALLGFDREQLEAVIAQTPGVVLANDNNEVQVVISGSVEAVDAVIAQVKTKRSLKLNVSGAFHSPFMAAAAAEFEKVLESVPFRDARVPVLANVEPSPAIAATTLKERLNRQMTGAVRWREISLRLSKEGMTRVVEVGPGKVLTGIIKRTCPDLVLENVSGLAHVSSCLP